The following are encoded in a window of bacterium genomic DNA:
- a CDS encoding HAD-IIB family hydrolase produces MFFGIDLVEAIQVISYPGIFAIILAESGLFFAIYLPGGSMLFTAGLLASQGILSIWILLATVIVAATLGDTIGYWFGAWVGPALYRRKNSRFLKQEHLLQTKAFFEEHGAKTILLARFVPIVRTFAPILAGVGSMNYSTFLFYNVLGALLWGGGFTLAGYFLGEAIPDIEHSLEYIVLAIIAITMLPLAHHVWKMRKVGAQKSPTLPAMQPKAIIFDLDDTLAESFQKPEVRVMEKLYRLADTMPVAIMSGATFGRLERDVMNHMPEHLRIPFYVFSDNGSRADEWIHGRWEQKYGIPLEENEREFLRNTITEAANELDLFDGEADFRVIDRGTSVSFAAFRHDATKEEKTAWDPDFTKRPRLAQLLREKAPAYDVLIAGRTTIDMVRKGISKAYGVEWLSNELKIPASEMLFIGDAFYEGGNDATVIPTGIQTYATSGPEETEKLIDKLLR; encoded by the coding sequence ATGTTTTTCGGAATCGATCTCGTCGAAGCCATCCAGGTCATCAGCTATCCGGGCATTTTCGCCATCATTCTGGCTGAATCAGGCCTCTTCTTCGCGATCTATCTCCCGGGAGGCTCGATGCTCTTCACCGCGGGACTCCTCGCGTCGCAAGGGATACTGAGCATCTGGATACTACTTGCGACGGTCATCGTTGCCGCGACACTGGGAGACACCATCGGCTACTGGTTCGGCGCATGGGTCGGTCCGGCACTCTATCGCCGCAAGAATTCGCGCTTCTTGAAGCAGGAACACCTCCTCCAGACCAAAGCATTCTTCGAGGAGCACGGAGCGAAGACCATCCTTCTGGCGCGATTCGTTCCTATCGTCCGTACGTTCGCCCCGATCCTTGCGGGAGTAGGAAGCATGAACTATTCCACCTTCCTCTTCTACAACGTGCTCGGTGCACTGCTCTGGGGAGGCGGCTTTACGCTTGCGGGATACTTCCTCGGAGAAGCGATTCCCGATATCGAGCACTCGCTGGAATACATCGTTCTCGCGATCATCGCAATCACCATGCTTCCGCTCGCCCACCATGTCTGGAAGATGCGCAAAGTCGGCGCTCAGAAATCGCCTACACTTCCTGCGATGCAACCGAAAGCGATCATCTTCGATCTCGACGATACGCTCGCCGAGAGCTTCCAGAAGCCGGAAGTGCGCGTCATGGAAAAGCTCTACCGTTTGGCCGATACGATGCCGGTTGCCATCATGTCGGGAGCTACGTTCGGCAGGCTCGAGCGCGATGTGATGAATCACATGCCTGAGCACCTCCGTATCCCTTTCTACGTCTTTTCGGACAACGGCTCACGCGCCGACGAATGGATACATGGTCGCTGGGAGCAGAAATATGGGATACCCCTTGAAGAAAACGAGCGTGAATTCCTGAGGAACACGATCACCGAAGCCGCCAACGAGCTCGACCTTTTCGATGGTGAAGCTGATTTCCGCGTCATCGATCGTGGAACCTCCGTCTCCTTTGCAGCCTTCCGACATGATGCAACCAAGGAAGAAAAGACCGCGTGGGATCCCGATTTCACGAAGCGACCGCGACTCGCCCAGCTCCTTCGCGAAAAAGCACCCGCGTATGACGTACTCATCGCGGGACGCACGACCATCGATATGGTGCGCAAAGGCATCAGCAAGGCATACGGCGTCGAATGGCTCTCCAATGAGCTTAAGATACCGGCATCGGAGATGCTCTTCATCGGCGACGCATTCTACGAAGGCGGCAATGACGCCACCGTCATCCCGACCGGAATCCAGACCTACGCGACCAGCGGTCCGGAGGAAACCGAGAAGCTTATCGACAAGCTTTTACGGTAG
- a CDS encoding serine hydroxymethyltransferase, protein MTSRTTKNGPRPASNGVELYPFIKKQDKQVYNALQGEEKRQSIGLELIPSENYVSKAVREANSSILTNKYSEGYPGRRYYGGQEFTDAVEKLAIERAKKLFKAKYANVQTLGGANANIAMYFALLEPGDTIMGMDLSHGGHLTHGHPVTYLTKIFRFVRYKMADPASGAIDFVEMRNVAQKEKPKIILAGFSAYPRELDYAKFVEIAREVGALAVMDIAHIAGLIAGKAAKNPFDYGFDIMTSTTHKTLRGPRGGLILVRDNEELAKKIDKSVFPGLQGGPHMHAVAAKAVAFGEALSPKFKSYAKQVLKNAKAMEAVFKKRGVRLITGGTSNHLLLADVSGSLGVTGKEAEHVLDLVGITLNKNSIADDTRGPLDPSGIRFGTPAITTRGLKEKECTQVAEWMIDALENRSDKKKLAAIKKEVEKLCKKFPIPNKFV, encoded by the coding sequence ATGACATCACGAACCACAAAGAACGGACCGCGACCTGCCTCTAACGGGGTGGAACTCTACCCATTCATCAAGAAGCAAGACAAGCAGGTCTATAACGCCCTTCAGGGCGAAGAAAAGCGCCAATCAATCGGACTCGAACTCATCCCGTCTGAAAATTACGTCTCGAAGGCGGTCCGTGAGGCAAACAGCTCCATCCTTACCAACAAATACTCCGAGGGCTATCCGGGACGCCGTTATTACGGTGGTCAGGAATTCACCGATGCGGTGGAGAAGCTTGCCATCGAGCGTGCAAAGAAGCTCTTCAAAGCAAAGTACGCCAACGTGCAGACGCTCGGCGGCGCGAATGCGAATATCGCGATGTATTTCGCCCTCTTGGAGCCGGGTGACACGATCATGGGCATGGATCTCTCCCACGGCGGACATCTCACGCATGGACACCCGGTGACCTACCTCACGAAGATATTCCGTTTCGTCCGCTACAAGATGGCAGATCCCGCGAGCGGCGCTATCGATTTCGTCGAGATGCGTAACGTCGCGCAGAAGGAAAAGCCGAAGATCATCCTTGCCGGCTTCTCAGCGTATCCACGCGAGCTTGACTACGCGAAGTTCGTCGAGATCGCCCGCGAAGTCGGTGCGCTTGCCGTCATGGATATCGCGCACATCGCTGGCCTTATCGCCGGGAAGGCGGCGAAGAATCCGTTCGATTACGGCTTCGACATCATGACCTCCACGACCCACAAGACCCTCCGCGGTCCGCGTGGTGGCCTCATCCTCGTGCGCGATAATGAAGAACTCGCCAAGAAGATCGATAAATCCGTCTTCCCGGGTCTCCAAGGCGGTCCGCACATGCATGCCGTCGCCGCGAAAGCCGTTGCTTTCGGAGAAGCGCTCTCGCCGAAGTTCAAATCCTACGCAAAGCAGGTATTGAAGAACGCGAAAGCGATGGAGGCCGTCTTCAAGAAGCGCGGTGTACGCCTTATCACCGGAGGCACCTCGAATCACCTTCTGCTCGCGGACGTCTCTGGCAGCCTCGGCGTTACCGGAAAGGAGGCGGAACACGTTCTCGACCTCGTCGGTATCACGCTTAATAAGAATTCCATCGCCGATGATACGCGCGGACCACTCGACCCGAGCGGCATCCGTTTCGGCACCCCTGCCATCACCACCCGCGGCCTCAAGGAAAAGGAATGCACCCAGGTCGCTGAGTGGATGATCGATGCCCTGGAGAACCGTTCTGACAAGAAGAAGCTCGCGGCCATCAAGAAGGAAGTCGAGAAGCTCTGCAAGAAGTTCCCGATCCCGAATAAGTTCGTATAG
- a CDS encoding thermonuclease family protein has product MQVGIAHAVGGLLFILLIAGGAFSVGSKWSHEESHTASAASTQEEEGAVASSTEEDSSETAAQRELYDVVKVIDGDTITIKLGEKNETIRLIGLDTPETNDPRTGVQCFGKEATAKLKSVIGKRVAIEKDAGEGERDKYDRLLAYVYSEEGLLVNKYLIEQGYAYEYTYDDPYKYQKEFKAAQVDAKAKQRGLWAPNACPEPKKAAPATKASVQTAAAAVVVPEVKPEPENKVEEKKPEPEPEKPKEEPKQKEPEPEPEDEEEQPSGSYTCSSNKYNCTHFKTQAEAQEVFDQCGGADNDVHKLDNNKDGEACESLP; this is encoded by the coding sequence ATGCAGGTGGGTATCGCTCACGCTGTCGGGGGACTCCTTTTCATACTCCTTATCGCAGGCGGCGCCTTCAGTGTGGGCTCGAAGTGGTCCCATGAGGAGTCGCATACCGCGAGTGCAGCATCCACACAGGAAGAAGAGGGGGCGGTTGCTTCAAGTACGGAAGAAGACAGCAGCGAAACTGCCGCACAACGCGAACTCTACGACGTCGTGAAGGTTATCGACGGCGACACGATCACGATCAAGCTTGGAGAGAAGAACGAAACGATACGCCTCATCGGATTGGATACGCCGGAGACGAATGATCCGCGCACCGGTGTGCAGTGCTTCGGCAAAGAGGCGACGGCGAAATTGAAATCCGTCATCGGCAAACGTGTTGCGATCGAGAAAGACGCAGGGGAAGGCGAGCGTGATAAGTATGATCGTCTCCTGGCGTATGTGTATTCAGAAGAAGGACTTCTTGTGAATAAATACCTCATCGAGCAAGGCTATGCCTACGAATACACCTACGACGACCCGTATAAATACCAGAAGGAATTCAAGGCGGCTCAAGTAGATGCCAAGGCGAAACAGCGAGGTCTCTGGGCGCCCAATGCGTGTCCTGAGCCCAAGAAAGCTGCTCCAGCGACCAAAGCGTCCGTACAGACCGCTGCAGCTGCGGTGGTGGTTCCTGAGGTGAAGCCCGAGCCAGAGAACAAGGTCGAGGAAAAGAAGCCAGAACCGGAGCCTGAGAAACCAAAAGAAGAGCCAAAGCAAAAGGAGCCTGAACCAGAACCTGAAGATGAGGAGGAACAACCCTCAGGCTCGTACACCTGCTCGAGCAATAAATATAACTGCACGCATTTCAAGACGCAGGCAGAGGCGCAGGAGGTTTTCGATCAGTGCGGTGGTGCGGACAACGACGTCCACAAGCTCGACAACAATAAAGATGGGGAAGCGTGCGAGAGCCTACCGTAA